The genomic DNA CAATTCACCATCTTTCAAATTACCATTTATTCCATCTTCTTCATCCAATTCTCCATTCGGGTGAAAAATTGGATAATAGTCCTCATTTATAAATCCCAGATTAATAAAAAGCGAATCCCCCTCAATAACATTTTCTCCTCTAAATACAAGGTTCAGATATTTTTTTTCGGATAAATCTACGGGATTGTTGCCCATTGCTTTCATTAATCCACCCCAACATGTCGATTGATTTGGAAAAGAGTCACTCTGTATGGGTTTCATCTTTAATTCTAAAACCGGAACATCCTGTGCTTTTTCTTCATCTTCGAGATCCGGATACAGTTCTTCCATCACATATTTATCCTGAGGATTATACCAAAAGCAAGAACCTCGATTGGATTTATTCAAATTATCTGCATAGTTAGTCGTGTCAATATCTTCGGGAAAACTGGAAAAATTCCAATCTGCTCGATTTATTCCGAGGGATAATGTTTCCACCACCCCCTCCATGTCATCAATATAGGCTTGCTGATCATCGGTGGTATTTGGATTAGGAACACTCATTGCCATTTCTCCGGAAAAAGATATGTTGGAATTGGCGTCTGTTCTGACAAATGGAATCAGGTTTACGGTATTTGTAAGGAAAGGCAATTCTGAATCCACTGAACCTGTTACTGCACCAACAAGGATATTTTTTGGTTCGGCTCCAATCTTGGGATGTTTATCGCTGGCTTTTTCTGATTCGTACATAAGAACAGCACTTGCGCTCGCATTATCAGAAAATTTATATTTCGCTTGCATTCCGATCATACTCTTTTTTTCAGGGGAAAAAATGGGTCTGTATTCATAATCAACTTTCACAATTGCATCAGGATCAACAGTTGCATTGCCTCTCAGCGTGACGATTCCGCTCATATAATCAATATCGTAATCTACACCTTTTGTCATTAATTCATTATCTACATAAACTTTTTCACTACCTTCGATGATATTGATATTATTTAATGTGATCCGGCTCGAACTTGTTTTCATTGAAACTTCAATAAAAAAGGGATTAAAATCTGCTTCATCCGGATCCAGTTCATCGTAAATAATATCATTCCCGAGATGATCGTTTGTCATCGCTACCCAGATAGAGTCATAATTTACGGCTCCATTCTCGAACCAGAAGTTTTTGAAAGGCTCCAGCATCTTAAAGGCAATCGTACCGGAGGAGAGATCAACGGTGTTATCGCTACTATTCACCTTATTGTCATTATTTGTATCAAGCCCAAGCATATCAATGAACGATACAAAGGTGGAATCTACGGTCAAACCCTCCACACGTTCTCCGCTACCAGGTCTTTCAAGGAAAATTTTCACTCCAAAATCCTGCGGGTCAATATTTGTAGCGCCGAGGAAATATATTTCTTTTGCGAGATAATTCCATAATGCAGAATCAAGGTTTGTCCCTGCATCGTCATAGTTCTTTTTGATCATTTTAACGGTGATATCGCTCCCAATCGCACTGCCAATTTGGGTTTCATTCTTTGCAGTAAAAACCACACCTATCTCGTAATCATTATAAACCTGTTTTACCTTAATTAAATAGGGGTAGTTATAATTAATAATAAATTCTTCATCCGCTATGAGTTCATGAAATTGATATACATTTCCTTCCAGATCGTGTCCTTCAAAATCCTCAGGATCTTGTTTATGGTTATCAACAAAAACGCGAAGTGTACCATCTTTCGGCAGAATCGTTTCATCCACCAGCCCACCAATATAAGTGCTGTCAATATCAGGTCCAAAAAGAGTTTGAGGGTCATATAAAAAAAAATGATTATTGGCAAAATCCATATCTTTGAAACTGAGAACATTGGAGACCGATGAGCCGGTTGTGTGTGCAGAAGCGTGCTGCCCTTCTTGCTGACTGAGTATGGTTTTAAGGCTTAAATTGCCAAACTCAAATTCTCCCTTCACTCCGAACAATCCTTCTGATGAGGCGGAATAACTAACGAATTCGGAGCCGGAAAGTTGAATCCCGGTGTCTCCTCCCTCGATCAATTTAATCGGGTCATCTTCATCACCTACATATTTTATATTTAATTGGTTTTTTTTCATGAATGTTTGTTCCGAACTCTGTTCAACACTCACGTGAATTTTATCCCCGATAGTTCCGTTTATGCCGAGATTCAGTTCTTGCTTCATGCTCAGGTCCGGAAACAAACTTTTTTTATATCCTTCTTCAATGGGAGGTGGGTCGTCAACTGTGGTTCTACCGCTGATTGTGATTTTCTGGTATCCGGAAACCCGTAACCGCCCAATATTATCTCCGAAAAATTTTCTCATGGTTTTGGGCATTTTAATTTTGGGAAATTCGATATCCGGGATGATGCCTTCGGCTGCGCCTTGGGTATTTGTTTCTTTTGCAAATCGCATTATTTCAGCATATAATTCTGCCTGAAATGTTTGATACGCGCGCAAATTCATATATTTTCCATAAGGAATACGAAATTTGCTAATGTAATCTACCCCGAAAAATGTTGCTCCGAGAACGGCGTATTCTTCATCGAAATTAATTTCATCAGCATATTTGTAAGGAGAAAGCTGGAAAAAGGGGAATTTTAATTTTTCTCTTGGATAGGCTTTTCTATATAAATAGTCCGACACTTCGGTAGTATCGCCGGTAGTGATCAGAGGGTGAGAAAATCTCTTGTTGAGAATGTAGGGAAAATGAATATAATGAGTGGTATCAACCGGAATATAATTTGTATCAATTATTGTAACGAGAACAGTATCCACAAATTCCAAAGTATCTAAAATTTCCTCTGATGAATCGGGAAAATCAACAAGTGTCTCGAGCTGTAGGACCAGCGAACTATCAATTTTTATTGTTTCGACTTCGCTCAATACGAGTGTGTCTTCAATCTCTTCATCCACCAGCTCGTGGACAGGTTCAGCAATTATCGGCTTGAAATTCAAAGCGATATACAATACTGAAAAAAACACCAGAAAGATAATAAATCCAATATTTCTTTTAAACATAATTTATAGCATTTCCTTTTTGAACATATTTTGACAAGTTGCAGAAATTTGCTTTTCCGAAAATTGTTAATCTTTTACAACAACTTTTTAGCTACCAATATCGGCACAAATTCTACAATCATCCATAAAACAACTTTTTAACAAACAGTAATTTTCAAATGCTATAGGCAATCCTTCTTATGTTTTTTTAGATATTTATATATATTTTTTCAAACCTTCAGGAGCAAAATTCTTGTCAACGATGTCAATGTTTTTAGTTTTATTAGCCACAAATTGAGATAAGCCACCTGTGGCAACAGTAACAAAATCACCTTCAAGAGCTTTGTAATTTCCGGTACTGCAGAAGATATTATCACTCTGAAAATATCCTTTCTGTCTATGTTGCTTTCATCCTCGGTTTTTGTTTTATCCGAGCGTAATCTCCAACTGTTTACCAAGTCATCGTCCTGATAAACGCCTAAATGAATATGTGTATTGCCAATATTGGAAAATAGAATCATCATTTTACCTTGATGAAAAACATCAAAAGGGAATGGAGGTAAATTACGTCAAGTTTTTCTCTAAATGTGGAAACTCAAATAATATTTTTTTGCTGTAAACCGGAATTTTAAATAGATGTTTTAAGTAACATACGCCTATATACAAAGGTAAAATCATGTGCGTCAATCTTGACATAAAAACATGCGAAAAAAAAGTATGTGAATCAAAACAAAATTTTAAGGAGATTTTGAAATGTTAAGTAAAAACCTAACGAAATTGATGTTAATTGCTATTTTGATTATCTTTACGGTAATCGGATGTCAATTAAAAAAAGAGACTGACAAATCCCCTGTTCTGGCAGAATGGGAAGGTGGAAAATTAACCGAGAACGAACTGAACAAACGTCTGAATCTCATTCCTGAGTATTATCAACCTAAAGGTGGATTTTCTGCCGAGCAAAAACAAAAAATGTTGGACAACTATGCAGTAGAAGAAATTTTCTATTTAGAAGCAAAATCCAAAGGTATTGATACTCTCCGGTCCATTCAGGCAGAATACTTACAATATGCGGAAAAATCCGTATTGGATCTGTATAAAAAGGACAACATAAACAATCAGGTTGTTTCATCTGATAAAATATTAAAAAAATATTTTGATGATCATAAAGATGAATACTACAAGAAAATTCCGAATGCTGATATACTTTACATTCAAACCGATAATCTCACCCAAGCGGAAAAGGCTCTTGCAGAATTGAACACCGGAAAAGAATTTGCTGAAGTTGTGAAAGAATACTCTACCGACAAATATTCCAAAAAACGTGATGGCAAAATATTCAAAGTTGAGAAAGGTGAAAAAATTACTAACGTGGGAAGATCGGAACTGATTGATGATTATATCTTTTCATCCGAGATCGGCACTGCATCAGACCCGATTGAATTCAATGATAAATTCCATATTATTGAAGTTGTTAATAGAGATACAAGCGAATATAAGGATTTTGAAAAGATAAAAGTAAGGGTTAAACATCGCTATACAAATGATAAAACTGAATCCATTACCAATAATTTGAAAAGCAAACTGATAAAAAAATATCATGCTACAATTGATACAACCGCACTTAAAAACGCAGACTTTCATAAAGCGGACACTCTCACATCCTATGCCGATACCCCACTGATCATATCTTCGGAAGAAGCGGTTGTATTTACGGTCGCAGATTTGCGGGATGTCGTCAGGCAAATGCAAACCAATCGGGGACCGCAACTTGCAGACTATCAAGCACGCAAGAAATTCCTCGAAGAGAGACTTGCAGACAAAGTGATGTTCCAAGATGCGATAGAAAAAGGTTATGAAGACAATCCCGAATTAAAATCACAACTTGCACGCGCTAAAATGGTTCCAATCTTGCGTGAATATTATAAACAATTTGTTATTGATCAAATCGTTATCCCGGATGAAGTAATCGAAAATACATATAATGCGGATAAGGAAAAAAGATTTTCACATCCGGCTTCTGCCAAAATAAAGCAATTTACTTTTGACGATAAAGAAACTGCAGATTTTGTTTTATTCAAAGCAAAGAAGGTCAAAGATGATGAAGATAAACTAAACGAATTGATCGAAGAATATTGTATTGAAAAAGCAAACAATGGTGATATATCTCCAATTCGGGAAAACGGACCAATTCCCGGACGCGGCAGAGATGCAATATTTAATGAGAACATTTTCTCAACCAAAGAGGGTGAATTCAGCGAAATATTTCAGGATAAAAATGAGAAATATGTCTTTTTGTTAGTAAAAAACCTTACACCGAAATCATACACCCCTTTGGCAGATGTTATTGAAACTATCAGGCAAAAACTAATTCAGGAAGAG from Candidatus Cloacimonadota bacterium includes the following:
- a CDS encoding type III pantothenate kinase produces the protein MMILFSNIGNTHIHLGVYQDDDLVNSWRLRSDKTKTEDESNIDRKDIFRVIISSAVPEITKLLKVILLLLPQVAYLNLWLIKLKTLTSLTRILLLKV
- a CDS encoding peptidyl-prolyl cis-trans isomerase; amino-acid sequence: MLSKNLTKLMLIAILIIFTVIGCQLKKETDKSPVLAEWEGGKLTENELNKRLNLIPEYYQPKGGFSAEQKQKMLDNYAVEEIFYLEAKSKGIDTLRSIQAEYLQYAEKSVLDLYKKDNINNQVVSSDKILKKYFDDHKDEYYKKIPNADILYIQTDNLTQAEKALAELNTGKEFAEVVKEYSTDKYSKKRDGKIFKVEKGEKITNVGRSELIDDYIFSSEIGTASDPIEFNDKFHIIEVVNRDTSEYKDFEKIKVRVKHRYTNDKTESITNNLKSKLIKKYHATIDTTALKNADFHKADTLTSYADTPLIISSEEAVVFTVADLRDVVRQMQTNRGPQLADYQARKKFLEERLADKVMFQDAIEKGYEDNPELKSQLARAKMVPILREYYKQFVIDQIVIPDEVIENTYNADKEKRFSHPASAKIKQFTFDDKETADFVLFKAKKVKDDEDKLNELIEEYCIEKANNGDISPIRENGPIPGRGRDAIFNENIFSTKEGEFSEIFQDKNEKYVFLLVKNLTPKSYTPLADVIETIRQKLIQEEQGNYFKNLQKEIKVKYALTLYPAKLEHKLAVDSLFNLAEDAMKRNNFNDAISCYDQIIKYYPNGNDDYKAKFMKGFIYAEYLKKNGKAKVMFEEVLAYPESKEHELNESAKYMLESLSGENNILDKINQESDSNKEQQNK